TGTCTTAAAATCTCATTAACTACTTTACGATTTTGAGACTTGGCATAAGATGTTTTGCGTCTTTCTAACTCACGCTTCTTTTGAGCATTCTTTTTGTAGTATTTAGACTTGTTCCATTTACGACTACTTTTTTTAACTTTACCTTGCTTAACAACTGTTTTACGTCCCTTTTTAGCTAAAAAGTCTGCCTCATAATTTTCAGAATTATTTGCACGTTGAGAGCGTTGCATTTTTCTCTGTAATCGAGTTATTTCTTTTTGAAAATCAGGAACTTTGTCAGCAAAAGGTAGTAGCCCAGAGTGATTGTCACCTACAAAGGCAATGTTAGAGATATTGAGGTCTAAACCAACAATACCTTCTGAAATATAATTTTGTGGTTTTTGATATGGTAGACCTTCATTAATTAACTGAATAAACCAACGACGTTTACTATTGATCTCTTTCCACAGCAGACGAACATATTTGACAGGTGAGCTTAACCCATGCTCTATTACTGGATTGGATTCATTGATAATAGGATTAAGCTTAAGCTTTCCCCATACGAGTAGATTGTCTTTCCAGCGCAAGCCTTGTTTGTTTGTTTTGCCTTCAATAGACTTGAATCTATTAGGAGTTTTAAACCTAACTTTTTTAGCTAGTCCAAACAAAACTTTTTCACTAGCCCTAAAAGCGCGAGTAGCTATTGTCTGTTGGGTATTAGAGTCTATTTTATCAGCAATCCATTTTGATTTATTACTGACTAACGTGGCATAAGCTTGTAATTCATAATCCGAATATCTATAAAGTTTTCTAGCTTCCGAGAACATATTAGAACGTTGTTTCTTTTGCTCTCTGGGCAGTTTTTTAGCTGTCTGATAGATATCAGATTGTTTAACCAACTTCATCCTAGTTATTGCTTCATTGAGACAAGCATTATATAACTGCCTACTAGCTTGAAACCTAGCCAATAACTCTGATTCTTGCTTGCTATCAACTAACAATGGAATCGTAGTCACGAAAGATGGAGTTTTACTCTTAGCCACTGTTTTATCACCCCCTTAATTCTGTATAAGACTCATTGCTATATACAATACATTGTTGTAAAATGCTAGACAAGAGTTTCCACAGCTACTTAAGCTTCCTACTTTGTGGACTCATGCCTATTTTTATGACACGACAGGTAAAGTTTCTTCGGCAATTATTGAACAATACATTAATGACCCTCATCATTACAAATAACCACTGCGGATAAATCCGCGTGAGTCAGGTTTCCGCCACGATATAAATAACGTAGGTAGTTCAATTCATTTAATTTCTTGAACTACCTACTTCGTGGCTACCACCTTTCCCACACTATTTAGGTGTGAAATTCCTCCGAACAGCGATCGCTTCGCTAATAACCGGCGTAGTCTCTCGGAGGATCTCGCATGAACGAGTACCTACAAATTTTCAATAGCCTCTCTCGCTGTGACCTTTCGGAACAGCGAGTTTCTCTGGCAAGACAGTTCGCCTGGGCTGTTCCGAACCAAGAAGCTATCGAATATCTCGTATCCTTGTCACCCATCATCGAGATAGGTGCAGGAACAGGGTATTGGGCGTTTCTGGTTAGACAGGCAGGCGGGGTCATTCGGGCGTTCGATGAACAG
This Aulosira sp. FACHB-615 DNA region includes the following protein-coding sequences:
- a CDS encoding RNA-guided endonuclease TnpB family protein, which encodes MAKSKTPSFVTTIPLLVDSKQESELLARFQASRQLYNACLNEAITRMKLVKQSDIYQTAKKLPREQKKQRSNMFSEARKLYRYSDYELQAYATLVSNKSKWIADKIDSNTQQTIATRAFRASEKVLFGLAKKVRFKTPNRFKSIEGKTNKQGLRWKDNLLVWGKLKLNPIINESNPVIEHGLSSPVKYVRLLWKEINSKRRWFIQLINEGLPYQKPQNYISEGIVGLDLNISNIAFVGDNHSGLLPFADKVPDFQKEITRLQRKMQRSQRANNSENYEADFLAKKGRKTVVKQGKVKKSSRKWNKSKYYKKNAQKKRELERRKTSYAKSQNRKVVNEILRHGNIIKTEKVSVKGWQKRYGKAISAKSPGFVQSELKRKAENAGGQFITFSTSYTALSQTHLDGSRIKKSLSQRVHRDVTGIVMHRDIFSAFLSRYVNEDQLSLQDAQCEYPRLEQTLWLAWQQYQTNCEQVGESERRLTHSSSEQFNHEGKSVNQIAVKSEKLA